A single region of the Candidatus Baltobacteraceae bacterium genome encodes:
- a CDS encoding cystathionine gamma-synthase: protein MKFSTKAIHVGQGADPTTGATIVPIYQTSTYTQEAVGSHKGFDYSRTVNPTRVALEAQLAALEGAEYGSAFASGMAATAAVLNLLSAGDHAIVTDDLYGGTYRLFSRVLARYGLEFTYVDMADIDAVRAAIKPNTKLFWIETPTNPLLKLIDIRAVCALRKPGQIVAVDNTFASPYFQQPLALGADIVVHSTTKYIGGHSDVIGGAALTSNREFHDLIKFHQNAVGGVPSPNDAWLTMRGAKTLAIRMREHARNAQAVAEFLEAHAEVDRVYYPGLPSHPQHDLAKRQMSGFGGMVSFTLHGPEQRAIDFASRMHYFSLAESLGGVESLICHPARMTHGSIPKEDREKRGVTDGLLRLSVGIEDIDDLLEDLRGALERTVREPARA, encoded by the coding sequence ATGAAATTCAGCACCAAAGCCATCCACGTCGGACAAGGCGCCGATCCCACGACCGGCGCCACGATCGTCCCGATCTATCAAACCTCAACGTACACGCAGGAGGCCGTCGGCTCGCACAAAGGATTCGACTACAGCCGCACGGTTAATCCCACGCGCGTCGCGCTCGAAGCGCAGCTCGCCGCGTTGGAGGGCGCCGAGTACGGCAGCGCGTTTGCCAGCGGCATGGCCGCGACCGCGGCCGTACTCAATCTGCTCTCGGCCGGCGATCACGCCATCGTGACCGACGATCTCTACGGCGGAACGTATCGGCTTTTCTCGCGCGTCCTCGCGCGTTACGGACTCGAGTTCACCTACGTCGATATGGCCGACATCGACGCCGTACGCGCGGCGATCAAACCGAATACGAAACTCTTCTGGATCGAAACGCCGACCAATCCGCTGCTCAAGCTCATCGACATTCGCGCCGTCTGCGCGCTGCGCAAACCCGGCCAGATCGTCGCCGTCGACAATACGTTCGCATCGCCGTATTTTCAACAGCCGCTGGCGCTCGGAGCCGACATCGTCGTACACTCTACGACCAAATACATCGGCGGTCATAGCGACGTCATCGGCGGGGCCGCGCTCACCAGCAATCGCGAGTTTCACGATCTCATAAAGTTCCATCAAAACGCCGTCGGTGGCGTCCCGAGCCCCAACGATGCGTGGCTCACGATGCGCGGCGCAAAGACGCTTGCGATTCGCATGCGCGAGCACGCGCGCAACGCGCAAGCGGTCGCCGAATTCCTCGAAGCGCATGCCGAAGTCGATCGCGTCTACTATCCCGGGCTGCCCTCGCATCCGCAGCACGATCTTGCCAAGCGGCAGATGAGCGGTTTCGGCGGCATGGTCAGTTTTACGCTGCACGGACCCGAGCAGCGCGCCATCGATTTCGCGAGCCGCATGCACTATTTCAGTCTGGCCGAGAGTCTGGGGGGCGTGGAGTCACTCATCTGCCATCCCGCGCGCATGACGCACGGATCGATCCCCAAAGAGGATCGCGAAAAACGCGGCGTCACCGACGGGCTGCTGCGCCTCTCGGTCGGAATCGAAGATATCGACGACTTACTCGAAGATTTGCGCGGCGCGCTCGAACGTACGGTGCGCGAACCCGCTCGCGCGTAG